The following coding sequences lie in one Capnocytophaga stomatis genomic window:
- a CDS encoding immunity protein Imm33 domain-containing protein produces MNIKESQLKICAKYQSEFEQLKPNEMVAVALDTLGQMPIVGERIVLEEDKNVSWFIYCGEYSDADDFYKPIHWYHLIEILPEVLPYLGLEQGFRFIIDNEGYEDVWKDEN; encoded by the coding sequence ATGAACATAAAGGAATCACAACTGAAAATTTGTGCAAAATACCAATCCGAGTTCGAGCAACTAAAACCTAATGAAATGGTAGCGGTAGCTTTGGACACATTAGGGCAAATGCCTATCGTTGGAGAGCGAATCGTGTTAGAGGAAGATAAAAACGTTTCGTGGTTTATTTACTGCGGAGAGTATTCTGATGCAGATGATTTCTACAAACCGATACACTGGTATCATCTAATTGAAATTTTGCCCGAAGTATTACCTTATTTGGGATTAGAGCAAGGATTTCGTTTTATCATTGACAATGAAGGCTATGAAGATGTTTGGAAAGATGAAAATTAA
- a CDS encoding DUF6707 family protein: MNFKELLKHEGLTAQQIKHIELLDKKFSATNAGNLKKANDLLFSLLYTNNLPAVQTLLDLMTQIPFNGNFNQWTFVEPSYTLRYFLSNDNTEKEKIKHYLINEVRSEWDDDEEHAEHLQKKRDGMLVESSLEQLERYNTSEKEEFTWRTTVLIRYLEVLAIGATGKLDEKNVLNEINSNIERQKALNAKFSK, from the coding sequence ATGAATTTCAAAGAATTATTAAAACACGAAGGGCTTACTGCCCAACAAATAAAACACATTGAGTTGTTGGACAAAAAATTTTCGGCAACCAATGCAGGCAATTTAAAAAAAGCCAATGACCTGCTTTTCAGTTTATTGTACACCAACAATTTACCTGCCGTTCAAACGCTCCTTGATTTGATGACGCAAATTCCGTTTAACGGCAATTTTAACCAATGGACTTTTGTGGAACCAAGTTACACCTTGCGTTATTTTTTGAGCAATGACAACACCGAAAAGGAGAAAATTAAGCATTATTTGATAAATGAGGTACGCTCCGAATGGGATGACGATGAGGAACACGCTGAGCATCTGCAAAAAAAACGTGACGGAATGCTGGTGGAAAGCAGTTTGGAGCAATTGGAACGTTACAACACATCTGAAAAAGAAGAATTTACTTGGCGAACTACTGTTTTAATACGCTATTTAGAGGTTTTGGCAATAGGAGCAACAGGAAAATTGGATGAAAAAAACGTTTTAAACGAAATTAATTCCAATATCGAGCGACAAAAAGCATTAAATGCAAAGTTTAGCAAGTAA
- a CDS encoding SUKH-4 family immunity protein, with amino-acid sequence MNLLKCLQTDGITILKERQEEEKDINKIYESEIPLLLDNEHERIYFVKFADEMPEIRIPFGDFLCFGKIGFEKQYFVIDKEGKIFKYDFCYEDESNLVFVNSSLTAFYRSYCRYMAGIFMYKAHQSDEDFPMEAEVERITEFIKSFDPAAVENEQTYWSDQLFILEDGFAYLMHNVVDRTLGMPKHNYQQKKKNK; translated from the coding sequence ATGAATTTACTAAAATGTTTACAAACAGACGGCATAACTATTCTGAAAGAACGCCAAGAAGAAGAGAAAGACATTAACAAAATATACGAAAGCGAAATACCTTTGCTTCTCGACAACGAACACGAAAGGATTTATTTTGTAAAATTTGCCGATGAAATGCCCGAAATACGCATTCCTTTTGGTGATTTTTTATGTTTCGGAAAAATTGGCTTTGAGAAACAATATTTTGTGATTGACAAAGAAGGAAAAATCTTTAAATATGATTTCTGTTATGAAGATGAAAGCAACTTAGTGTTTGTGAATAGTTCCCTCACGGCATTTTACAGGAGTTATTGCCGATATATGGCTGGAATTTTTATGTATAAGGCTCATCAAAGTGATGAGGACTTCCCAATGGAAGCCGAAGTAGAACGAATTACGGAATTTATCAAAAGTTTTGACCCTGCTGCTGTTGAAAACGAACAAACTTACTGGTCTGACCAGCTATTTATACTTGAAGATGGCTTTGCTTACCTGATGCATAACGTCGTAGACAGAACGTTAGGAATGCCAAAGCATAATTATCAGCAAAAAAAGAAGAATAAGTAA